Proteins encoded by one window of Archaeoglobus veneficus SNP6:
- a CDS encoding formate--phosphoribosylaminoimidazolecarboxamide ligase family protein, translated as MVTVIYPQKQAGPGMAMHDISKKAAKIAEDYKDVTIGIFGSHSGKEVGMSAKAWGFRTVIVVQKGREKLYTKYNRWLYDEVIVLDRFKDMLNEEVQERLRELNTVFIPNRSFAVYVGYDGIENEFEVPIYGNRFLLRAEERNYEKGQYYLLKKAGVRIPKEFSSPEEIDRLVVVKVQQAKNPLERAFFYAVSPEDYYRQAEELLKAGVINEEGLKNARIEEYVLGARFNANFHSYALKDAFGDFDFVGFSDRRQVNLQGFLNLPAKDQLKINVPVKNEEIGHFGITMRESKQQMVYETAENFIRACEAEYPPGIIGLFGLQGAVAYSPEDETKLEFVVFDVSMRVPGDPAIGPTSPEMRNLSLKHGVKIEDPLDLSMMEIKKAIEDGRLSEIVT; from the coding sequence ATGGTAACTGTTATTTACCCGCAAAAACAAGCGGGACCGGGGATGGCAATGCACGATATCTCGAAGAAGGCCGCGAAAATTGCGGAGGACTATAAAGATGTAACGATTGGCATCTTTGGCTCACATTCCGGAAAAGAAGTTGGCATGTCCGCCAAAGCGTGGGGTTTCAGGACGGTTATAGTAGTCCAGAAGGGTAGGGAAAAGCTGTACACCAAGTACAATCGCTGGCTTTACGACGAGGTCATAGTTCTCGACCGCTTTAAGGACATGCTCAATGAAGAAGTGCAGGAAAGGCTAAGAGAACTCAATACGGTCTTCATTCCCAACAGGAGCTTCGCGGTCTACGTGGGCTACGACGGAATAGAGAACGAGTTTGAGGTGCCCATATACGGCAACCGCTTTCTGCTGAGGGCTGAGGAGAGAAACTACGAGAAGGGACAGTACTACCTGCTCAAAAAGGCGGGAGTTAGGATTCCGAAGGAGTTCTCCTCCCCTGAGGAGATAGACCGTCTTGTAGTTGTTAAAGTTCAGCAGGCAAAGAATCCGCTTGAAAGGGCGTTCTTCTACGCTGTCTCGCCTGAGGACTACTACCGACAGGCAGAGGAGCTATTGAAGGCGGGAGTTATCAACGAGGAAGGGTTAAAGAATGCGAGGATCGAGGAGTACGTTCTTGGCGCGCGCTTCAACGCCAACTTCCACAGCTATGCTCTCAAGGATGCTTTCGGAGACTTCGACTTTGTTGGCTTCAGCGACAGAAGGCAGGTGAATCTGCAGGGTTTCCTCAACCTTCCGGCGAAAGACCAGCTAAAGATAAATGTTCCAGTCAAGAATGAGGAAATCGGACACTTTGGTATCACGATGAGGGAAAGCAAGCAGCAGATGGTTTACGAAACTGCAGAGAATTTCATTAGAGCGTGCGAAGCTGAATACCCGCCAGGAATAATCGGGTTGTTCGGACTGCAGGGAGCCGTGGCGTACTCACCAGAGGACGAAACGAAGCTCGAGTTCGTCGTTTTCGATGTCTCAATGCGTGTGCCCGGCGACCCGGCTATAGGCCCAACTTCTCCGGAGATGAGAAACCTCAGCTTAAAGCACGGCGTTAAAATCGAAGACCCGCTGGACTTGAGCATGATGGAGATAAAGAAGGCGATAGAGGACGGCAGGCTTTCGGAGATTGTTACGTGA
- a CDS encoding tRNA(Phe) 7-((3-amino-3-carboxypropyl)-4-demethylwyosine(37)-N(4))-methyltransferase yields the protein MRSWELYRQEKLRRLENAVERSEVDEDITALLTTINEISEYVTLSSCSGRIAVMDMPEFGNKLEAVFLGKWHRCVTVEEVSKAVEKGRLTTWFMVHPPIIHIACRNLRSAGRLMEAANRAGFRRCGLISLRNNVVEIASLERMEVPVAVRGRKLVDSSSLEIMVEIANRKLERAKEKLKRLEEEIKRLNRFQP from the coding sequence GTGCGCTCCTGGGAGCTGTACAGGCAGGAGAAACTCAGGAGGCTCGAGAATGCAGTAGAGAGGAGCGAAGTTGACGAGGATATTACAGCGCTCCTCACCACAATAAATGAAATTTCTGAATACGTGACCCTATCGAGCTGCTCGGGCAGAATAGCAGTCATGGACATGCCGGAGTTTGGCAACAAACTTGAGGCAGTATTCCTCGGTAAGTGGCACCGCTGCGTTACAGTCGAGGAAGTGTCTAAAGCAGTTGAAAAGGGCAGGCTCACTACTTGGTTCATGGTTCATCCGCCAATAATTCACATTGCCTGCAGAAACCTGCGTTCGGCAGGCAGGCTGATGGAAGCTGCGAACAGAGCCGGCTTCAGGCGGTGTGGGCTTATATCACTCAGGAACAACGTCGTGGAGATAGCGTCTCTCGAAAGAATGGAGGTTCCCGTTGCTGTCAGGGGTAGAAAACTCGTTGACAGCTCCTCGCTTGAAATCATGGTCGAGATAGCAAACAGAAAGCTTGAAAGAGCGAAGGAGAAATTGAAAAGACTCGAAGAGGAAATCAAAAGACTCAATCGATTTCAGCCCTGA
- the sepS gene encoding O-phosphoserine--tRNA ligase, giving the protein MKFDARRYRELVEEDFEDAWKRSVEVLSPKNPNAVYPRYGYAYGEEHPLFKTINDLRKAYLSLGFREVVNPLIVEDSHVRRQFGKEALAVLDRCFYLASLPKPNVGMSAEKIAKIGEIIGRSVGSEEVGSLQQIFHAYKKGKIDGDDLSFEVAKALKIDDITAVRILDEVFPEFKELKPEASSLTLRSHMTTGWFITLSKVADKLPLPIKLFSIDRCFRKEQGEDATRLYTYFSASCVVVDEDVSVDEGKAVAEALLRQFGFEKFRFKPDEKRSKYYIPGTQTEVFAFHPKLVGGNTKYKDGWIEIATFGIYSPTALSQYDIEYPVMNLGLGVERLAMILYDYSDVRELVYPWLYGRIELSDMDIARAIKVAEVPNTTAGLRMANAIAETAEKYANEQSPCEFLAWQGELYGRSVKVYVVEREPSTKLCGPAYANEVVVYQGSVYGVPRTEKWSEYFEKGISTGMRYIDSFACLAARQIEEGAARGNAEVETRVRVVEGLSDVNLSMQDNVRRYIASKGGKIDVRGPMFITVRAEID; this is encoded by the coding sequence ATGAAATTCGACGCACGCAGATACAGGGAACTCGTCGAAGAAGACTTTGAGGACGCGTGGAAAAGGAGTGTTGAAGTTCTCTCGCCAAAGAACCCAAATGCCGTTTATCCACGCTATGGGTATGCTTACGGAGAAGAGCACCCTCTCTTCAAAACAATTAACGATTTGAGGAAAGCCTATCTCTCACTCGGCTTCAGGGAAGTTGTAAACCCGCTCATCGTTGAGGATTCCCACGTGAGGAGACAGTTCGGTAAGGAAGCGCTTGCTGTTCTCGATCGCTGTTTTTACCTTGCATCTCTTCCAAAGCCAAACGTTGGAATGTCAGCAGAGAAGATAGCGAAAATTGGCGAAATAATCGGCAGGAGTGTTGGCAGCGAAGAAGTAGGCAGCCTCCAGCAGATATTCCACGCGTACAAGAAGGGGAAGATAGACGGCGACGATTTAAGCTTTGAAGTCGCAAAAGCCTTAAAGATTGACGATATAACGGCTGTCAGGATACTCGACGAGGTGTTTCCCGAGTTCAAGGAACTGAAACCGGAGGCGAGCAGCTTAACGCTCAGGAGCCATATGACAACCGGGTGGTTCATAACCCTCAGCAAGGTTGCAGATAAGCTGCCTCTACCAATCAAACTTTTCAGCATTGACCGCTGCTTCAGGAAAGAGCAGGGAGAGGATGCGACGAGACTCTACACCTACTTCTCAGCAAGTTGTGTCGTCGTTGACGAGGATGTAAGCGTTGATGAGGGGAAGGCTGTAGCAGAAGCTTTGCTCAGGCAGTTCGGCTTCGAGAAGTTCCGCTTTAAGCCTGACGAGAAGAGGAGCAAGTACTACATCCCGGGAACACAGACAGAGGTTTTTGCCTTCCATCCGAAGCTCGTTGGAGGAAACACGAAGTACAAAGACGGCTGGATAGAGATTGCAACCTTCGGCATATACTCTCCTACTGCTCTCTCCCAGTACGACATCGAATACCCCGTTATGAACCTCGGTCTGGGTGTTGAGAGGCTTGCAATGATTCTCTACGACTACTCAGACGTAAGAGAGCTCGTTTATCCGTGGCTTTACGGCAGAATTGAGCTTAGTGACATGGACATAGCAAGGGCGATAAAGGTTGCTGAGGTGCCAAATACCACCGCAGGATTGAGAATGGCGAATGCAATCGCAGAAACTGCAGAAAAGTACGCAAACGAGCAAAGTCCGTGTGAGTTTCTTGCCTGGCAGGGAGAGCTTTACGGCAGAAGCGTGAAAGTTTACGTTGTTGAAAGAGAACCGAGCACAAAGCTCTGCGGGCCGGCTTACGCAAACGAGGTTGTAGTTTACCAGGGCAGCGTTTACGGAGTGCCAAGAACAGAAAAATGGTCAGAATACTTCGAGAAAGGTATCTCGACCGGCATGCGCTACATAGACAGCTTTGCCTGTCTCGCTGCCAGGCAGATCGAGGAGGGAGCGGCGAGAGGAAACGCAGAGGTAGAGACGAGGGTCAGAGTGGTGGAGGGGCTTTCCGACGTGAACCTCTCGATGCAGGACAACGTCAGGAGATACATAGCCTCCAAGGGCGGAAAAATAGACGTGCGTGGCCCGATGTTCATAACCGTCAGGGCTGAAATCGATTGA
- a CDS encoding DUF2116 family Zn-ribbon domain-containing protein produces MPGIIPHRHCIVCGKAIEPDKTFCSDDCRAEMEKERKKQRNFTIIMFLILFGILFMLMFMPTH; encoded by the coding sequence ATGCCCGGCATAATTCCTCACCGCCACTGTATCGTATGCGGTAAGGCTATAGAGCCTGATAAGACGTTCTGCAGTGATGACTGCAGAGCAGAGATGGAGAAGGAGAGAAAAAAGCAGAGAAACTTCACGATAATCATGTTCCTGATCCTCTTTGGCATTCTGTTCATGCTGATGTTCATGCCGACCCACTGA
- a CDS encoding (Fe-S)-binding protein: MPNPMEIYKLLPKTNCKQCGEQTCMSFAFKLLTKERKLEECRPLYEAKYEASRKKLEEMLAVVEKATETGLIVDETKCVGCANCVVSCPVHVEKDPYGAAMGKGITIDEPILRIEDGVVKVFNLSLCRRYGKHRTLCIICRENCPSEAISFLED; this comes from the coding sequence ATGCCAAACCCCATGGAGATATACAAACTCCTGCCAAAAACCAACTGCAAGCAGTGTGGGGAGCAGACCTGCATGAGCTTCGCCTTCAAGCTCCTCACGAAGGAAAGAAAACTCGAGGAATGTAGACCCCTCTATGAGGCCAAGTATGAAGCGAGCAGAAAAAAGCTCGAGGAGATGCTCGCTGTTGTTGAAAAGGCAACTGAGACGGGTTTAATAGTTGATGAGACAAAGTGTGTTGGTTGCGCGAACTGTGTGGTTTCCTGCCCTGTCCACGTTGAAAAGGACCCCTATGGGGCGGCGATGGGGAAGGGTATCACGATAGACGAGCCAATTCTCAGGATAGAAGATGGAGTTGTTAAGGTGTTTAACCTGTCGCTCTGCAGGAGATACGGGAAACACCGTACCCTCTGCATCATTTGCAGGGAGAACTGCCCCAGCGAGGCTATAAGCTTCCTGGAGGATTGA
- a CDS encoding formylmethanofuran dehydrogenase subunit B, with protein sequence MVVCTGCSCLCDDIVLQDGKILHTCRKGVKLFRAERNTPLIDSKPSDIEEALKAAGEIVSNSDNLVIYGLDTIPCEAQEKAIELAKEKGAAIDDCSSFCLGDLVELVLKGELPTATLDEVRDNAYVIVYWGANPHQSLPRHMSRFTYYPRSGKRQRGYEEDRYLVVVDVRLSETAKLARKGGKFIMGSDADVIDSFLKALDGKAGKHPEVAAIIKEMQRADFNVIFGGLGLKYGLGGDYSRFIEMVERLNEFTRVAFIPAGFHANMRGFNELMFRKTGVVNAYDFSSNERVAFSEAIMKADAALIIGSDPVKSLPWHVAKRLAEIDTILVDPSPSLTSRVAKVIIPTAISGIDQGGTMVRSDGVAVELQPFKEGLEDVSVISSLMEGV encoded by the coding sequence ATGGTAGTATGTACTGGCTGTTCCTGTCTGTGCGATGATATAGTCCTGCAAGATGGAAAAATTCTTCACACCTGCAGAAAGGGCGTCAAGCTCTTCAGAGCTGAAAGAAATACACCATTGATTGACTCGAAGCCATCAGACATTGAGGAAGCGCTGAAGGCTGCAGGAGAAATTGTAAGCAATTCGGACAATTTGGTAATTTACGGCCTCGACACGATTCCCTGCGAGGCGCAGGAAAAAGCCATAGAACTCGCAAAGGAAAAGGGAGCTGCCATCGATGACTGTTCATCCTTCTGTCTCGGCGATCTGGTTGAACTCGTTCTCAAGGGCGAGTTGCCAACTGCTACACTCGACGAAGTCAGGGATAACGCATACGTGATTGTTTACTGGGGGGCGAATCCCCATCAGAGTCTACCAAGGCACATGTCTCGCTTTACGTACTATCCGAGGAGCGGAAAGAGGCAGAGGGGCTATGAAGAAGACCGCTACCTCGTTGTGGTTGATGTGAGGCTTAGCGAAACCGCAAAGCTTGCAAGAAAGGGCGGGAAATTCATTATGGGCAGCGATGCTGACGTTATCGACTCGTTCCTCAAAGCCCTCGATGGAAAGGCTGGCAAACACCCAGAAGTTGCGGCTATCATAAAGGAGATGCAGAGGGCAGATTTCAACGTAATTTTTGGCGGGCTTGGGCTAAAGTATGGGCTTGGCGGTGATTACAGCAGGTTTATCGAGATGGTGGAGAGACTTAACGAGTTTACGAGAGTGGCTTTCATTCCCGCTGGCTTTCATGCAAACATGCGCGGTTTCAACGAGCTAATGTTCCGCAAAACCGGAGTCGTTAACGCCTATGATTTCTCGAGTAACGAAAGAGTGGCGTTCAGCGAAGCGATAATGAAGGCCGACGCAGCACTGATAATCGGCAGCGATCCTGTGAAATCTCTCCCGTGGCACGTAGCAAAGCGGCTTGCAGAAATTGATACGATTCTTGTTGACCCATCGCCATCTCTTACGTCGAGAGTGGCGAAGGTCATCATTCCGACTGCGATTTCTGGTATAGATCAGGGAGGAACGATGGTAAGGAGCGATGGTGTTGCTGTAGAACTCCAGCCCTTTAAAGAGGGCCTGGAGGATGTTAGTGTTATATCTTCTTTAATGGAGGGCGTCTGA
- a CDS encoding tungsten formylmethanofuran dehydrogenase subunit D translates to MLEFSKFLRVEASIVVARDVLNEGEAVALVSKEFAEKIGLKDGQVVKITKGDRYVCLKAVISQFAEGVDVVIPNGLYASQLADFQSFKRFNASVELSDEADTVNRILERSLR, encoded by the coding sequence ATGCTCGAATTCAGCAAGTTTCTGCGGGTTGAGGCAAGTATCGTGGTTGCAAGGGATGTGCTTAATGAAGGAGAGGCTGTGGCTCTTGTCAGTAAAGAGTTTGCAGAGAAGATAGGGCTTAAAGACGGACAGGTGGTAAAGATTACGAAAGGTGACCGTTACGTCTGTCTCAAGGCAGTCATCTCGCAGTTTGCCGAAGGCGTCGATGTAGTCATCCCAAACGGCCTCTACGCGAGCCAGCTTGCAGATTTTCAGTCTTTCAAGCGCTTTAACGCCTCTGTCGAGCTTTCAGACGAAGCTGATACTGTGAACAGAATCCTCGAAAGAAGTTTGCGGTAA
- the cdhB gene encoding CO dehydrogenase/acetyl-CoA synthase complex subunit epsilon, with product MRRYIFLPRGYKQSELQCEKAACVTPKEAADIISYSRPVLITGGMLLENSRLVEYAVKLSEHMPVIATGASSKVLVSRGVKPLSCVFTMHHIAQFILDGGWDVTKRFDTAVFLGFRPYYLSRVLSTLKHFSGMTTISLDELYQPNAHYSLTTLAIVIDEDRCSGCGDCVAACKTMSRGAALSVVLGKLVVRPELCIACGMCAEFCSRDAIGLERGERLYYRMLDEIIRLL from the coding sequence GTGAGGAGGTACATCTTCCTGCCGAGGGGCTACAAGCAGTCGGAACTGCAATGTGAGAAGGCGGCATGTGTCACCCCAAAGGAGGCGGCGGATATCATCAGCTACTCCAGACCAGTTCTTATAACCGGTGGAATGCTGCTTGAAAACAGCAGACTTGTGGAGTACGCCGTAAAGCTGAGCGAGCACATGCCCGTTATTGCAACGGGGGCGTCGAGCAAAGTTCTCGTCAGTAGAGGCGTTAAACCGCTGTCGTGTGTCTTCACAATGCACCACATAGCACAGTTCATCCTCGATGGAGGGTGGGATGTTACAAAGAGATTTGACACGGCGGTATTCCTCGGATTCAGACCGTACTACCTCTCCCGCGTACTCTCAACGCTAAAACACTTCTCCGGAATGACAACTATCAGCCTCGACGAACTGTACCAGCCCAACGCCCACTACAGCCTGACGACACTTGCCATAGTCATCGATGAGGATCGATGTTCTGGCTGTGGCGATTGTGTTGCCGCATGTAAAACGATGTCGAGAGGGGCCGCTCTCAGCGTTGTGCTCGGTAAACTCGTCGTCAGGCCAGAACTCTGCATTGCATGCGGTATGTGTGCTGAATTCTGCAGCAGAGATGCTATAGGGCTTGAGAGAGGAGAGCGGCTGTACTACAGAATGCTCGACGAAATTATCAGGTTATTATAG
- a CDS encoding formylmethanofuran dehydrogenase subunit B, with product MRVEAFVCPFCGALCDDIIVETGNNGDVKIENACVLGTRKIMARTRGRITKPMIGGKEVSIDEAIERAAEILVNAKKPLLYGFSSTSCEAHSAGIELAELVGGVVDCTSSVCHGPTILAIHEVGVPSVTLGEVKNRADLIIYWGCNPMHAHPRHMSRYSTFQKGRFRKGRISRKVVAVDVRPTESTKLADEFIQVEPNRDFEIFNAMRAILNSGDCRGDVIGGVPKEKLKKLVEEMKSCQFGVIFFGMGLTHTYGNYRNVREAILLVRDLNMYTKFAIIPMRGHYNVTGFNEVCTWQTGYPYAVDFTRDYPWYNPGETDANSLLIAEDVDAMLVIAADPAAHFPKQAVEYMKRIPLVVIDPFESLTSKLADVVIPAAIAGVEVEGSAYRMDGVPLRLKKVFEPPEGVLSDEEILKRIISKVKEFL from the coding sequence ATGAGAGTTGAAGCCTTCGTCTGCCCCTTCTGCGGGGCACTCTGCGATGACATCATCGTTGAAACTGGTAACAATGGCGATGTAAAAATTGAGAATGCGTGTGTTCTTGGCACTCGCAAAATAATGGCCAGAACACGCGGAAGGATAACGAAGCCGATGATTGGCGGAAAAGAAGTTTCAATAGATGAGGCAATTGAGAGAGCTGCCGAAATCCTCGTGAATGCAAAGAAACCTCTTCTCTACGGCTTCTCGTCAACAAGCTGTGAAGCTCACAGCGCTGGCATAGAGCTTGCGGAGCTTGTTGGCGGAGTCGTTGATTGCACATCCTCTGTCTGTCACGGCCCGACGATTTTAGCGATTCATGAGGTTGGCGTTCCGAGCGTTACACTTGGCGAGGTGAAAAACAGAGCAGATCTTATCATTTACTGGGGCTGCAATCCAATGCATGCACACCCGAGGCACATGTCCCGCTACTCCACGTTCCAGAAGGGGCGCTTCAGGAAGGGGAGAATCAGCAGGAAGGTTGTGGCTGTTGACGTCAGGCCGACGGAAAGCACGAAGCTTGCAGACGAGTTCATTCAGGTTGAGCCCAACCGCGATTTTGAAATTTTCAACGCGATGCGAGCGATACTGAACTCTGGAGATTGCAGAGGGGACGTAATCGGAGGTGTTCCGAAGGAGAAACTGAAGAAGCTTGTTGAAGAAATGAAGTCGTGTCAGTTTGGAGTAATTTTCTTCGGAATGGGGCTGACACACACGTATGGCAACTACCGAAACGTCAGAGAAGCAATACTCCTCGTTAGAGACCTGAACATGTATACCAAGTTTGCAATAATCCCAATGAGGGGACACTACAACGTCACCGGCTTCAACGAAGTGTGCACGTGGCAGACTGGCTATCCGTACGCAGTGGATTTTACGAGGGATTATCCGTGGTATAACCCCGGCGAGACCGATGCGAACTCCCTCCTGATTGCCGAGGACGTCGATGCGATGCTCGTGATAGCTGCTGATCCTGCAGCCCACTTTCCGAAGCAGGCCGTGGAATATATGAAGCGGATACCACTGGTGGTAATAGACCCGTTCGAAAGCCTGACGTCGAAGCTCGCCGATGTGGTAATTCCCGCTGCCATAGCAGGTGTGGAGGTCGAAGGTTCAGCGTACAGAATGGACGGCGTACCGCTCAGACTTAAAAAGGTGTTTGAACCTCCAGAAGGTGTGCTCAGCGATGAGGAGATTTTGAAGAGGATAATAAGCAAAGTTAAAGAATTTTTATAA